From a single Dendropsophus ebraccatus isolate aDenEbr1 chromosome 8, aDenEbr1.pat, whole genome shotgun sequence genomic region:
- the LOC138799608 gene encoding oocyte zinc finger protein XlCOF8.4-like — translation MDRKNNKMADSILSLTLEIISCLTGEDYTVVKKTSSELCQAPVGTALSPIIETSPQSPIQVETNDQIVKLANKIIELLTGEVPIRYQDITVYFSMEEWEYIEGHKDLHKDLYKDIILKGHQPLTSSDGCTKNSESHFIAQDTHEEHAINLDIPSVQRHNDSSTVKHKNSHRNGVYNQSAYQRKKPSLSCSECGKFFTFKSTLVMHQQTHTREKLFSCTECGKCYNNKHNLIEYQGTHSGKMPFSCPECEKYFPRKANLVAHQRTHIYETKYSCSECEKCFHRKSDLIKHQRTHKLKKPFSCPECGKCFLGKANLVAHQRIHIEKTKYSCSECEQRFYRKSNFDTHQRTHT, via the exons ATGGATAGAAAAAACAACAAGATGGCAGACAGTATATTAAGTCTTACTCTAGAAATAATCTCCTGTCTTACTGGAGAG gattacacagtagtgaagaagacgTCTAGTGAGCTCTGCCAGGCCCCTGTGGGAACAGCTCTGAGCCCAATCATAGAGACTTCACCTCAGTCTCCGATACAGGTGGAAACTAATGATCAGATTGTAAAACTGGCCAATAAGATCatagagctgctgactggagag gttcctataaggtatCAGGATATcactgtctatttctccatggaggagtgggagtatatagaaggacacaaggatctacacaaggatctgtacaaggaCATCATACTGAAGGGGCACCAGCCCCTTACTTCATCAG ATGGCTGTACCAAGAACTCGGAGTCACATTTCATTGCTCAAGATACACATGAAGAGCATGCCATTAACCTAGATATACCCTCAGTTCAACGTCACAATGATTCATCGACTGTTAAACACAAAAATAGTCACAGAAATGGTGTTTATAATCAGAGTGCTTATCAAAGGAAAAAGCCATcactttcatgttcagaatgtggcaaatttTTTACCTTCAAATCAACTCTTGTTATGCATCAACAAACTCACACAAGGGAGAAGCTGTTTTCCtgtacagaatgtgggaaatgttataacAATAAACACAATCTTATTGAATATCAGGGAACTCACTCAGGGAAAATGCCATTTTCGTGCCCAGAATGTGAGAAATATTTCCCTCGGAAAGCAAATCTTGTtgcacatcaaagaactcacatatATGAGACTAAatattcatgttctgaatgtgaaaaatgttttcatCGTAAATCAGACCTTATTAAACATCAGAGGACTCATAAATTAAAGAAGCCTttttcatgcccagaatgtgggaaatgttttcttgGGAAAGCAAATCTTGTtgcacatcaaagaattcacatagAAAAGACTAAatattcatgttctgaatgtgaacAACGCTTTTATAGGAAATCAAATTTTGATACACACCAAAGGACTCATACatga